From Sphingomonas bisphenolicum, one genomic window encodes:
- a CDS encoding alpha/beta fold hydrolase: MGPMDSPDFPTAAFDRRAWPMGGRLDYWTAPDGWPIRRYRLGSGARGRMLVLGGRGDMIEKYLEVIHHWAARGWAVTSFDWRGQGGSGRLTDDPLCGHIGDFAEWIADLNALAAEWRAEGEGPTAMVAHSMGGHMLLRSLAEGMPSPDAAAVVAPMLGVHSAPLPRWLAVAIARLMVSSGRGERAAWTQKEQSERQRRMRQKRLTHDPDRYADEIWWRDHSRDIALGPPSWNWVLQALESTKVLAEGDAIAGISTPLLILATKADQLVSTPAILNVAGRIAGARLHVYGREAAHEILRELDPVRRDALHRIDAFLDKVAC, translated from the coding sequence ATGGGGCCAATGGATTCACCCGATTTCCCGACTGCCGCTTTCGACCGGCGCGCCTGGCCGATGGGCGGGCGGCTGGACTATTGGACGGCGCCCGATGGCTGGCCGATCCGGCGCTACCGGCTGGGGTCCGGCGCGCGCGGGCGGATGCTGGTACTGGGCGGTCGCGGCGACATGATCGAGAAATATCTGGAGGTCATCCACCATTGGGCGGCGCGCGGCTGGGCCGTGACCAGCTTCGATTGGCGCGGCCAGGGCGGATCGGGGCGGCTGACGGACGATCCGTTGTGCGGTCACATCGGCGATTTTGCGGAATGGATCGCGGATTTGAACGCCCTGGCCGCCGAGTGGCGGGCGGAGGGCGAAGGGCCGACTGCGATGGTGGCGCATAGCATGGGCGGCCATATGCTGTTGCGCTCGCTCGCCGAAGGGATGCCGTCGCCCGATGCGGCCGCGGTGGTTGCGCCCATGCTTGGCGTCCATAGCGCGCCGCTGCCGCGCTGGCTGGCGGTGGCGATCGCCCGGCTGATGGTAAGTTCCGGTCGGGGCGAACGCGCCGCCTGGACGCAGAAGGAGCAGTCGGAGCGGCAGCGGCGGATGCGTCAGAAGCGACTGACCCACGATCCCGATCGCTATGCCGACGAAATCTGGTGGCGCGATCATAGCCGGGACATCGCGCTGGGACCGCCGAGCTGGAATTGGGTGTTGCAGGCGCTGGAATCGACGAAGGTGCTGGCGGAGGGCGACGCCATTGCCGGCATCTCCACGCCCCTGCTGATTCTCGCGACAAAGGCGGACCAGCTTGTGTCCACGCCCGCCATCCTCAACGTCGCGGGACGGATTGCGGGTGCGCGGTTGCATGTCTATGGCCGGGAGGCGGCGCACGAGATATTGCGCGAGCTGGATCCGGTGCGGCGCGATGCGTTGCACCGGATCGATGCTTTCCTGGACAAGGTTGCCTGTTGA
- a CDS encoding A24 family peptidase — MNGEIFRLALIGALGALLIAAAITDLRSRIISNRLNLAVAALAPLWWLASGLDLWPGIAVQLLVGAIVFILFAALFAAGMMGGGDVKLLGALALWFPWQAVLSLIVLMAMLGGLVTIVTVIHHRMTKRLGQPEIPYGVAISIAALWLLGERYLNHFA; from the coding sequence ATGAACGGGGAAATTTTCCGATTGGCGCTGATAGGCGCCCTGGGCGCGCTGCTGATTGCGGCGGCGATCACGGATTTGCGATCCCGCATCATTTCCAACCGCCTGAACCTGGCGGTCGCGGCACTGGCGCCGCTGTGGTGGCTGGCCAGCGGCCTCGACCTCTGGCCCGGCATCGCCGTGCAACTGCTGGTCGGCGCAATCGTCTTCATTCTCTTCGCCGCGCTGTTCGCAGCCGGCATGATGGGTGGCGGCGACGTCAAGCTGCTCGGCGCGCTGGCGCTGTGGTTCCCCTGGCAGGCCGTGCTGTCGCTCATCGTCCTGATGGCGATGCTGGGCGGCCTCGTCACAATCGTCACGGTCATCCACCACCGGATGACCAAAAGGCTGGGACAGCCTGAAATACCTTACGGAGTCGCCATCTCGATCGCAGCCCTGTGGTTGCTTGGCGAACGATATCTTAACCATTTTGCGTGA